Part of the Ficedula albicollis isolate OC2 chromosome 18, FicAlb1.5, whole genome shotgun sequence genome, ATCACTGCTGTGGGGTCTAACAGAGCCCACTGGAGTCTGTTCTGGCTTTGCTTCCAATAATTGAAGTTCCTGCTTTGTTAGATACTTTAATATCTGCTCATTTTAATATCTGAACACCTGGGAATTATAACTGCAGTCCAAcaggtccctgtcccttggCTGGGCTGATGAAAGATCATTTTCCAGCTTGCAGTGAAGGAAAGGTTTCAAAACCCTGCAGTTCAGTTCTAGCACCTGGGCTCAATGCAAATCTTTACTGACAGTGCCCTCAGCATTAGAATTGTGACAGAGGAGACCCTGCCTGGGGACCCCCTCAGTGACCAGCAAAATGAACATCAGTAGAGGGGCATCCTCCATCCCTCAGGAACAGGGATTTCCTACCTCAGGAACCCCTCCAACACCTTGCCTTGCCCTCTGAGTGCCCCCAGATGTGCCCCCAGATGTGCCCCCAGAGCCCCACCTCACACTCCTGAGTGCAGGGAGGTTTCCAGAGCCACAGACCTGGAGCCCCCAGGTTCATTCAGAGCATTAATGAGGAATCTGGCACATGGAGAGGGCAGCTGGATCATCAGCCCCAGCCAAAAGAACCCCCCAGACGGGTTTGTGTCCCTGAGGGTGGGCAGAGCACAGTGTGGGGGTGAAGGTGAGCGATGCTGCCCgagcacctggcacagccctgggctgagagccagcactgcccatcccatgAGACAGCTCCAGGGACTGGGGCAGCACTGTGCTCTCCCTGTGATCGCTGTGGACAAGGAGACAGCACCACAGCATCCATCTCTCACGATCTGGACAAGGAGACAGCACCACAGGATCCATCTCTCACGATCTGGACAAGGAGACAGCACCACAGCATCCATCTCTCACGATCTGGACAAGGAGACAGCACCACAGCATCCATCTCTCACGATCTGGACAAGGAGACAGCACCACAGCATCCATCTCTCACGATCTGGACAAGGAGACAGCACCACAGCATCCATCTCTCACGATCTGGACAAGGAGACAGCACCACAGCATCCATCTCTCACGATCTGGACAAGGAGACAGCACCACAGCATCCATCTCTCACGATCTGGACAAGGAGACAGCACCACAGCATCCATCTCTCACGATCTGGACAAGGAGACAGCACCACAGCATCCATCTCTCACGATCTGGACAAGGAGACAGCACCACAGCATCCATCTCTCACGATCTGGACAAGGAGACAGCACCACAGCATCCATCTCTCACGATCTGGACAAGGAGACAGCACCACAGCATCCATCTCTCACGATCTGGACAAGGAGACAGCACCACAGCATCCATCTCTCACGATCTGGACAAGGAGACAGCACCACAGCATCCATCTCTCACGATCTGGACAAGGAGACAGCACCACAGCATCCATCTCTCACGATCTGGACAAGGAGACAGCACCACAGGATCCATTTCTCACGACCTGCTGGTGCCAGCTTGAATCATGTCcactggggctggctggggtccagctctgctccctgctggagcctgtggggctccctgcctctcccatctcctctaaacctgcctttctctgctgttttttgcAGACAAGCCACGAATGAACAACATCCTCACCTCAGCCACCGAGCCCTACGACCTGTCCTTCTCCCGCTCCTTCCAGAACCTCTCCCACCTCCCGCCGTCCTACGAGTCTGCTGTCAAGACCAACCCCAGTAAATATTCATCTCTGAAGAGACTCAGTAGGTGTCAGCTCCTTTCGTTCCCCCTCTGTCTGGTTTGTTCTGGTTGTTCTGGGAATaacccttccctctgctggggcactgccagggtggcATCTCCAGTGCTGATTCCCTTGGCTGTCACTTCCCATCAGGGGTGAGTGTGGGCTCATTTCAttgctggggcagcacagcacgTGTGGTTActgcttgctgtgctgcctgccacCCCCTGCCCGGATCTGCTCCTGACACAGTCACTGAGaatcctttttcctctctgctggagctgagcccagcccagctgggtgctcagagctgcccttggcacagccaggccagggaATCTCAGCAGCCATGGGCAGCTGGGAATGCCAACTGGAAGATGCTGGGATGGTTGGGAACATCTCCAGgaggagccctgcctgccttggGCAGTGCTGCGACCCACTCCATGGTGCtagagctgctcctggcctgtTCCCTGCTCAGatccacggggggggggggggggggggggggggggggggggggggggggggggggggggggggggggggggggggggggggggggggggggggggggggggggggggggggggggggggggggggggggggggggggggggggggggggggggggggggggggggggggggggggggggggggggggggggggggggggggggggggggggggggggggggggggggggggggggggggggggggggggggggggggggggggggggggggggggggggggggggggggggggggggggggggggggggggggggggggggggggggggggggggggggggggggggggggggggggggggggggggggggggggggggggggggggggggggggggggggggggggggggggggggggggggggggggggggggggggggggggggggggggggggggggggggggggggggggggctgttcCATGCTCAGATCCATGCTCTGTTccatgctgtgtgtgtgtcagagctgctcctgaccCATTCCATACTCACATCCCTTTTCTGTTCCATGCTCTGTGTCCAGAGCTGGTGGGGTGGAAATCCAGGTCCCCAGGAGCCCACCTCACAGGGTACCTTTCTTTGTTAAAACAAATATCCTATTACATATTTTTGCTCGGCGAAACAAAAGCGATTGTTGTCTCCTCGAGACCCCAGGCTCCAAGAGGCAGACAACAAGCAGCCTGCTTGTCAGAGCCCTTCACTGCAGCAAAGCTTGCACCCATCCTGCTGCgtccagagctgctcctcatcccttCCATGCTCAGACCCACAGGGTGTTTTGGGTATTCCAGCAGCTTTGCCCTGCTCACACTCATTAGCatctctcctttcctgcagtTTTATGAATTGCATTGTTCTGCCAATGATTCTGTAATGCTCCAGTTCATCCTCTTTGCTGATCTCAAACCCTTCAGCTCCAGTGGGATTCTGAAACAAGTGATTTTTGTGCAGGAAATGctctctgcaggctctggagTTTCCATGAGCAATTTCTGGATGCAGCAATGGGGTCACACTGCCTAACTTAGAGAAATTGcttagagaaaatatttacacCCACAGTGGATCATTGAGGGCAGGGGAGGATGAGAAGCAGATCTGACTTAGTCTCTGGAAAATCTGCATTCCCAGTTTAGCCAGCTAAGGGAGGCACACCAAATTTAGTGACAGGAAAGCCCTTGGACTATCCATAAAGAATATCTGTGGAAGATTTTTTCACAAGAgccaatgaaataaaaatggagcacaaaaaaacccaaaaaaccatcaacaacaaaaatcacagTCCACTCCTTGGCTCTTCAATGTGGGACTTATGTACCTGTTTAATATTAAGACAAATTCACTTGATGTGCTTAAAAGTAAGAATGTGCTGAACTGGAGACCAGAGCTGAGGTATTTGGGGATTGGAGCCTGccctcctccctgtgctcagctctgcttctgccatGAGCTTTTCTCCCTGGGAACACTCAGATCTCCCATTCCCAACCAAAAGATGCCAGTGCTGAACAGTCCATGTTCATTATTAGCTTGGATGATAATGTCTGGTACTGGAAACCCCTTGAAATCAGGgcattgaaatatttctgctttaaattgTCCCCATTTTGAGGTGACCAAAATGAGAATTTCtctgcacaaaaaaaagcaCCCTCTGGAGGCCCTGggtgcccacagaagctgtggctgatcCCTGGAAGTTCCAAAGCCAGggtggagcagcctgggacagtggaaggtgtccctgccatggcactggatgagctttaaggtccctcctaACCCAAACCAGTGTGATCCTCTGATTTCCTAGATCTTTGtccaaaatgacaaaaataggTTTGTGTTAGGGTGCCAAGGTTAAATGTTCCGAGTGCAGTCAGTGCTCCTGGAgccttccctgtccctctgggctttccctgtccctctcagggcatccctggcagtgacCAAGGGCACTGAGCTTGTCTTTGGCCCTGttctggtttgaaggacaggtgtctgccaataaaggcagaagcttctctttgaaatggagaatggaaaccccctccctccaaagtatcataattttgaaattaaggggctctcaggcaaagagatgggaattaggaataacagttctttactaggaaaattcaaatagaaatgcagtattacaaagaacaatcccaaaccctgccagagtcagaatccaaggggggggggggggggggggggggggggggggggggggggggggggggggggggggggggggggggggggggggggggggggggggggggggggggggggggggggggggggggggggggggggggggggggggggggggggggggggggggggggggggggggggggggggggggggggggggggggggggggggggggggggggggggggggggggggggggggggggggggggggggggggggggggggggggggggggggggggggggggggggggggggggggggggggggggggggggggggggggggggggggggggggggggggggggggggggggggggggggggggggggggggggggggggggggggggggggggggggggggggggggggggggggggggggggggggggggggggggggggggggggggggggggggggggggggggggggggggggggggggggggggggggggggggggggggggggggggggggggggggggggggggggggggggggggggggggggggggggggggggggggggggggggggggggggggggggggggggggggggggggggggggggggggggggggggggggggggggggggggggggggggggggggggggggggggggggggggggggggggggggggggggggggggggggggggggggggggggggggggggggggggggggggggggggggggggggggggggggggggggggggggggggggggggggggggggggggggggggggggggggggggggggggggggggggggggggggggggggggggggggggggggggggggggggggggggggggggggggggggggggggggggggggggggggggggggggggggggggggggggggggggggggggggggggggggggggggggggggggggggggggggggggggggggggggggggggggggggggggggggggggggggggggggggggggggggggggggggggggggggggggggggggggggggggggggggggggggggggggggggggggggggggggggggggggggggggggggggggggggggggggggggggggggggggggggggggggggggggggggggggggggggggggggggggggggggggggggggggggggggggggggggggggggggggggggggggggggggtgagtcccctggctggagcatctcccatgggatgatgtaattttatcagtcatgccctgggactcagtggccatgaacaggagatatctcctggagggaggatgggctgtgggaagataaagatgattgcccagctggtttaaagctggcccatgagcagataatgtgtgccaggagatcaggggcactgccccacccggctgcagcagatgggacagaatccacatttctgggcACATCAACCCAGCACAGGCCCTTGGCTGGAAAGGGGGTCAGTCACACCCTTGAATATCCATGCAGGGAatccctgctcagtgcagggcaaatcccacccagggacccatccagggcagctctgggcaggctcCAGTGCTCTCTGAAGGACTCCAACCCAGCCTCTTGCACAGCACCTGGCAAATGCCAATCCAGCTCTGGATTTCTGAGCAGCCAAGGAATTTCAGCCCTGGAAGTGCCaagccctccctgctggctgaATGCACCCAGCACCTccagaatcactgaatcactTTCTTGCAGCTGCTCTACTCCAGAGCCAAAGGAAAAGaggctcccagctcccaaaccTCCCCTTGCAAAATGCCAGCAAGATAATTTTCTTATTCCTATGAAGGAGCTGAAGGCAACACAAAAAAAGTGTGATATCTAAAAGCTGCagttcaaaaattatttattgtgccttcatttttcttatttaaaattaattatttcctatcatgcttagaaaaaaataaaataaaaaagttatgAAGAGATCATTAACAAATACTTGCTTTGAGCAAGATAAAAAgctttagatatttttttaaatctatgtTTCAGGTGCTTGTCTAGGTTTCCTCGGGCTTGCCAGGCAGGGAAAAGTTACTTATTTTCCTCCAGTTGGCAGAGGCAGATGATGAAAGACCAGGGCACAGACAACAGGAGCCCAGCtgggttgttttggggggtCTCTGAGGGGCTGGGCAccccctgtgccctggcagggggaaGAGCAGTGATGGGAGCAGCGAGAATGTGGCTGAGCAAGAGCAGCTGGATTAATTCCATCCTGCCTGGTGCTCCAGGGAATTGCTCTCCCAGCTAAGTGAGAAAGGTCAGTCAGGAAGGAAGCTCCTATTTTCAGGCATGTTAAACCACTTGGTGCTGGCTGGAGAATCATCACAAGTGACTGGGCAGCTTGGAAATGTTAAAGCCAATTAAAACTAGGAGAGACAAGCCCAGAGAGGAaacctgctggagctgcagaggaagaaagctGGGGAAAAATTTACCTttaggaaaaagagaggaattCTTGTGATGGcctcacatgcacacacacgTGCATCTACTCTCACCACGGAAAtgtgaacaggaaaaaaaactgtcCTTGGCTGTTCTGCTCCACGttcccttcccagagcacacaaaccccatttttaatggaatttctGGAATTCCAGTGCcagaggagctctgctctgcctttctgcaCTGGCATCTTTGGCTGAGGTGGAATATGTAAGAGCATTTATTTGGGGATCTCCCTCCaaatgaggaaaacaaacaacaaaaaacagcaaaaaagctGCCTGAGGGCAAAACAGCTTAGCCTGAAGCCAAGGCAGTTGTAGCACTCAAACATTCCTGAAGTTTGGGGAGACCAGCCCTGACTGATGTTCTAGAAACTGCcaaagggggaaagaaagggcagaaaaaacccaaccaaaaccaatGAAAAGAGCCCAGAAAGTGTGCAGAAAGCATAATTACCAGTAATTCCAGttccaaatgtttaaaaaacacaagGTAAGACCCAGAAGTATGGGATTgattcaaaaatagaaaaaaatcctgtcaaGCAATACACCAGTGATTCCTTTTTGTGTGCTCACAAGTTCTGCATTTTTGGAATCCTCTTAggacacttaaaaaaaaaaaataattaagcaaTCAAAATTTAagcttaaatttaaattttaagcacttaaaatttttaaattttttttttttaatgtttgatgGAGGAACACGCTGGAttgtagttttattttgtttccagtgGTGAATGTCTGCTCTCAGGTGAGCGTCAGTGGCAGGATCAGAGGCAGAGTTACCAgatcccagctgtcccagggacGGCGCTGCTGTCATCAGGGTGGGCAGGAACCAGCCTGGAAGGTGTTGGAACTGCAGCACctttaagattccttccaacccaaaccattttgtggtGCCAAGATTCAAGAAACTTTGCTTTTGGCCAGCTGTGCAACCAGAGCTCCTCATTTCCCACCCTCACCTGGtgggcagagctcctggagtTCAGCACATCCctgtcaggctctgctccccatccctggctcaggctGACACCCctctcagagccagcagcctggaaagtgcctggctgctgctgctgcctccagcagcttgCTGGGAGTGACACACGGCTGCTCTCACTCCTCTGAGCTGGAGACGAGAAGCTTCCCCACACCTGGAAatgttcctcctcctcctcagcatcaCGGCCTGAGTGAGCTTAGGAGCACCTTCGAAATTAAATCAGCACCCTGAAAGGTCAGCCAAAGGCTCCACAGACCTGTACCAGGGTGACAGcgtgggagagggaaagaaaaggtgtATTTTTATGCTGCTAATGGACAAAACATTTGAAAGTGTAGAGCGTGCTGCATTTTTAATCTAAGGAACAACTTCGAGCCACTCCCAATCAGCTGATTGTGCCACCTCTCTAGCAGCCTAAAGCTGGAAACCTCACATTAGCTGGTTTAGCTCCTGCTGGCAATTGCCAGAGCCAGGTGTGAGCATCCAAGCACATCTCCATTTGGGATGTTCCGTGCTTTAATTGCATCTATTGGGAGTCACACGGGCGAGCCGGGTGGAGCTGCTCTCACCCAGAGCAGAGGCCAAGTGCCAGGGTGCTAATTGCTCCGTTCCCAGGCCGCAGCATCGCTGGGAGCTGCGCACACCAGCCTGGCATTGCCAACACACAAGAGAAATGCCTACACTTCCCGGGGCCATATGGAGTCTCCCCCGCCCTCGGGCTTCCCTGGAAGGTGATTTTAAAGACAGAGAGCTCGaggccaggagagctgctgcctgacaTTTGCAGTGAGACATCCTTCCGAGAAGTGTTGGGTGGCAAAAAAACCAGAGAGTCATTCCTAATCCCACGGGCAGGAAGcggcacagggagctgggggtgggctggaggaaggggctgccagcacagatgttctcagctcctgctgctgatgtgagacaggagcagccccaccTCCCCAGCACCTGGGCTGTGCACAGGGAAGGCGTGGGACAGGGGGCGAGGACAAGAGCCAGTGgcccagcacagggtggtggcagccctgcagggttTGGCTGAGCTGGTGCCTTGTGAGCAAAGCTCTGGGATGCTGTCAGCACCCACCACAGGAGTCTTCAACTCCCAGCCAGCGTGGTGCATAAAACCTACAAGCTGATGGCTATGCCAGAAGAGTGAGGGAATTTCCACCATTATTTAACTACCAGGCCCGTTGGGGGCCCACAGGAAGAGGCAGCACCTACCTCACCTGCCCCATGATCACCCCAaccatcctgcagcagagctttgctctcTTTGTCCCTCTAACATCCTCAGAATCTCCACATATGgaaaattttcctcttccacCACCTCATCCATTCCTATCTTACATCACCTGCCATGATTTGAAATActggagctgagaaaataaacaagGCTCCTCTTTATTATCACATATCTTCATCTATTTGTCAGAGAAGCAAATGACTGTCCAGAGGAATTTTATGTCAGTcccaggagctgaggatggTAGGGCAGGATGTGTTTGCCCATCAGCACTTGGCTcaaggctggcagggacagtccctgctgggtcctggctgtgcccagctctgggggctctgtgcaaAGCTCTTCCCATGAGGTTACCTTGCAACAAGCCTCGTTTCTCCTGTAAGGTGGAGAAATTTCCTTTACCTTTGCATGAGGAATCCCCTTCCTGCACCCCAGTGCTGTCTTCCCCAAGGAGAGGAGGGTCCTGCCAGGTGTCTGGGGTGGGTCCCACTCTGAGGGGCTCTGAGGTCACTGATGAgccaggaggggagggggatgCTCCCCTCTCATCAGGAGAACCTCTCAGACAGAGAAGTGAGACAGAAGGCTCACAGGGGTGATCAGTGTGGAGCATTAAATGTGACTCCATCCCCTGGCCCATGGaggccagagctgtgctctcccACTTGTGACAGTGGAATTTTGGGGAGGGATGGCCATTCTGGGTTTTGGGCCACAGCCACATCAGGGCACCTCAGGCTGCCCAAGGACtgcccagcctcctcccaggTGAGTGATCCCAGTACCCCAGCTCACAGCATAGGAACATCAGAGGGACTAACCAGAaagtttttgtgtttctgttgctgctttttagaaaaaatctgaaacaacTGTCAGGTTGCTTCTTTGAATTACTAGTTGGTTgactcaggcagctgcagctgctgtaggATTCCAGTGATCTGTCACGATACAACTGCTGTAGCCAACATCCTCCCTGAGACTGCAGCGTTTCTCTCAAAGCCAAAAAAAGGAGGGTGAGTGTGTGGGGAGTGTGtgctgcatttcagagcagcagagagatcATTTCagatgcaggagcagcaaactGAGCAAGAAATGTTCCGTGGGATAAATTCTATTATATCAACCAAGCTTGATTATAAAAATGGGAAACGAAACCTTAGGCAGGTGATTCAGTGTCTCAGAGACTGTCCCATGACGCCCAAACCTGTTTTGTGATCACACgtgcaaatatttaaatgtgttaATTAAAATGTGATGAGGTCACTCGTGGGCTCCAGGGAATACCCAGGTCTCAGGCCAGAGGTGACATGGGGACCTCAAATGGGGACCTCACCTGCTCGTGCCACCTGCCCTCTTCTTTCCCCTGAAGGTGACATTTGGGAATTTCTCCAGAGCTCTCATGTAAATCGTGTGGTACCGCAGTCTGGCCTCCACAGCACGTGGAGGGCTGTGGGATGCACTGCCCAGGGACTTGCACCGTCCCCATGCACTCCACACTCCTGCCCTTGGTGACACCACCCACCACTGTCCCCTGCCTGCGGCAGATGGTCCCTCAGGTGTCACCCGGAGGCAGGTCTGCACCCCTGGGACAGCACTCTGACATTTCTaacctctccctttccctccccgCAGCTGACAAAGAGGCTGACGAGTACTACATGAGGAGGAGACACCTGCCCGACCTGGCAGCCCGGGGCACGCTGCCCATCAACGTCATCAAAATGTCTCAGCAGGGCAACCACCGGGACAGGCCCCGCCGCCCCATCAGGGCCATGTCCCAGGACAGGGTGCTGTCCCCGGAGAGGATCATGCCCGAGGAGTTCAGCATGTCCTACGAGCGGATCCTGTCCGACGAGCAGCTGCTGTCAGCGGAGCGCCTGCACTCCCAGGACCCGCTGCTGTCCCCGGAGCGCTCGGCCTACCCCGAGCAGTCCATGTCCAGGGCACTGTCACACACGGACGTCTTCGTGTCAACACCCGTCTTGGATCGCTACAGGATGTCAAAAATGCActcccatcccagtgcctcaAATAACTTGTACAATACCTTGAGTATGAACCCGACCTCGGCCAAGCGCCAAGCGTTCGCCTCGCGCCGGCACAACACGGTGGAGCAGCTGCATTACATCCCCGGGCACCACCACCACTACCGCACCGCCAGCAAAACCGAGGTGACTGTTTGACACAACCCGGTGCATTGTAGATACTCCTTAAGGACTGGGGTGGCCGCAGCACCCCGTTCTGCAGTGGCCTTATAGGCCAAGATAACCTCTACTAACTCAGTGTCTGCAAAGACTTCTCTGGCAGTCCCGCCCGCGTTGTTTTTAAAGCCACCTCTTCATCAGCGACACAAGGAGGAACTGAAGCAGCAGTCAGACACTAGCGAGGGGGAACTGAGGAAATTTCCTGgtgtgcatcagtttctgtcAAAGAAAGCCATAGTAATCGATGGCTCCTTCCAAGGGCTCACCTGCATTATCCCATAGTTTCCATGAGTTCAGGACTTTTCAGTTGCTCCAAGGAGAAGCAGCCTGAGACAGGGAGGAGGAAatgcagcccccccccccgccccatCCTGGCAGGAAGGGGCCTCGCTCTTGGTCCTCATGTTTGGCCTTTCTGTAGCAAGTAGGGAAGTTCTGGCTGCTGGGGTCACCCCCAGGCTGCTCGACACCCGTCAGCCCCCACACATCTGTTCTTTGTCACCCTTGGAGCAAATTCAAGGGCAGACTTTCCTACGGGACTGGCAGATCTAGGGACAAGAATAGCCTGGCTGAGAAATAAAGTTTTAGTTTATACTAAATATACTCATAAGATAAAAACATACTAGTGCCTACAAATCGCCTGCTCTCTCAGTGTAGGAAGTAGTGGGGTTGATGTGTTCAATAAGCACAAATATGCTGAAATGCTTGTTAGACCCTTTCCTCCACTCATTCTAGTATCTTGGTGTCTCCAACATGTAAataggaaggaggaagagggttTCTCTTCCTCCAGCTTCTTGCCACTGCTGACCCTAAGGCAGCAGAACCCTTTCAGTTCCACACTGCTggcctgtgctgggggaggtcCTGACCCCACCGAGACCCcgccaggcagggctgccacGCCTGTCACCCAGCCTGCATCTCTCCCCACGAGTTTCTTTTCCTGATAGCATTTTCCATGGCCCAGTTCCCTTGTTTCTCCTCCATTCACAGCCTAGAGCTCCGTATGTAGCAAATCTTTTTCTAGCCCTTAGCAGAGGCACAAAGCTGAGGGTGTCTGTTTACCGAAAAGCAGGTCGGTAAGTTTGCGTGGTTTTCTCTCCCTGCAATGGCCTCCCAAGAAAACCTTCCAAATTCCAATTCCACTGAGTCCCAATCCTAACCATGATGACAGTTACATTTCATGCATATAAATTATATATCCAGCATAATTATAATTAATGGGCATGTTGTATATCTGATATAACGCTAATTAAATACTGTATATTTGTAAAATCTTTAAA contains:
- the SHISA6 gene encoding protein shisa-6 homolog, translated to MNNILTSATEPYDLSFSRSFQNLSHLPPSYESAVKTNPSKYSSLKRLTDKEADEYYMRRRHLPDLAARGTLPINVIKMSQQGNHRDRPRRPIRAMSQDRVLSPERIMPEEFSMSYERILSDEQLLSAERLHSQDPLLSPERSAYPEQSMSRALSHTDVFVSTPVLDRYRMSKMHSHPSASNNLYNTLSMNPTSAKRQAFASRRHNTVEQLHYIPGHHHHYRTASKTEVTV